One part of the Pristiophorus japonicus isolate sPriJap1 chromosome 21, sPriJap1.hap1, whole genome shotgun sequence genome encodes these proteins:
- the fam169b gene encoding protein FAM169B isoform X3, with translation MESCPAPAERGTHYPVDILTSGDWGILKQSSEAYLSRLCDRGEESTECFRLTNGGTIAVTPSSVAFLRVHGADSEHSILGLFDPQDNQAVSALYLAGRWWSVDEALRTSNNARQELVQVQSVGEQVVLYLLNRIIYGGGERQPDSIPFLHHPANEAAKILWRNREAAGFYTVKRKGSLCDGCTSQCYQLPVLDTAFVRRSHRRRGLGLRMLSDFCSSFPDDKVLGISRPISAAMYQVCRKYLQGCPREQDRVWEVEAPGAWNQRLNVWLLIQTAAIPSVNTADGGNSSTRGGEEWISQRSGDGAASGQSPPAKVHSPRSETAPIIPEPSDGDKGQGSGGRTGGGESETIEGRTENAGIGTDTRSRRKRRILGSSRAANPKQVKLTDPHLRD, from the exons ATGGAGAGCTGCCCTGCTCCGGCTGAACGAG GGACTCACTATCCTGTCGACATTTTAACCAGTGGAGACTGGGGCATTTTGAAACAGTCATCAGAGGCCTACTTATCAAGGCTTTGCGACAGAGGCGAGGAATCCACTGAGTGCTTCCGTCTAACCAATGGAGGAACG ATTGCTGTCACTCCATCGTCAGTGGCCTTTCTGCGAGTACACGGGGCGGACAGTGAGCACAGCATCTTGGGTCTGTTCGACCCCCAGGATAACCAGGCAG TGTCCGCGCTGTACCTGGCCGGCAGATGGTGGTCGGTAGATGAAGCTTTGAGAACGTCCAACAACGCGAGACAGGAGCTGGTCCAG GTGCAGTCAGTCGGTGAGCAAGTCGTGCTTTATCTGTTGAATCGGATTATCTACGGGGGTGGGGAGCGACAGCCTGACAGTATTCCTTTCCTTCATCATCCTGCAAACGAGGCCGCCAAAATCCTCTGGAGGAACAGAGAGGCTGCTGGGTTTTACACCGTGAAGCGGAAAG GTAGCCTGTGTGATGGCTGCACCAGCCAGTGTTACCAGCTGCCCGTATTGGACACGGCCTTTGTCAGACGGAGCCATCGACGGCGGGGGCTTGGCCTGAGGATGCTGAGCGACTTCTGCAGCTCGTTCCCCGACGACAAAGTTCTGGGCATCAGCAGACCCATCTCAGCAGCCATGTACCAAG TTTGCCGCAAGTATTTGCAGGGTTGCCCCCGTGAGCAGGACCGTGTGTGGGAGGTAGAGGCCCCAGGGGCCTGGAACCAAAGGCTCAACGTGTGGCTACTCATCCAGACCGCAGCTATACCCTCAGTCA ACACTGCCGATGGCGGGAACTCTTCAACGCGCGGCGGAGAGGAGTGGATCAGCCAGCGATCGGGAGACGGAGCCGCCAGCGGGCAATCTCCTCCAGCCAAGGTCCACAGTCCTCGCAGTGAG ACAGCTCCGATTATTCCGGAACCTTCCGACGGTgacaaagggcagggaagtggcggtCGGACAGGAGGTGGGGAATCGGAGACGATTGAGGGGAGGACGGAGAACGCTGGGATTGGAACAGACACAAGATCGCGCAGGAAGAGGAGAATTCTGGGCTCCTCCCGAGCAGCCAATCCAAAGCAAGTCAAACTGACAGATCCACATCTTCGGGATTAA
- the fam169b gene encoding protein FAM169B isoform X5, whose product MESCPAPAERGTHYPVDILTSGDWGILKQSSEAYLSRLCDRGEESTECFRLTNGGTIAVTPSSVAFLRVHGADSEHSILGLFDPQDNQAVSALYLAGRWWSVDEALRTSNNARQELVQVQSVGEQVVLYLLNRIIYGGGERQPDSIPFLHHPANEAAKILWRNREAAGFYTVKRKVCRKYLQGCPREQDRVWEVEAPGAWNQRLNVWLLIQTAAIPSVNTADGGNSSTRGGEEWISQRSGDGAASGQSPPAKVHSPRSETAPIIPEPSDGDKGQGSGGRTGGGESETIEGRTENAGIGTDTRSRRKRRILGSSRAANPKQVKLTDPHLRD is encoded by the exons ATGGAGAGCTGCCCTGCTCCGGCTGAACGAG GGACTCACTATCCTGTCGACATTTTAACCAGTGGAGACTGGGGCATTTTGAAACAGTCATCAGAGGCCTACTTATCAAGGCTTTGCGACAGAGGCGAGGAATCCACTGAGTGCTTCCGTCTAACCAATGGAGGAACG ATTGCTGTCACTCCATCGTCAGTGGCCTTTCTGCGAGTACACGGGGCGGACAGTGAGCACAGCATCTTGGGTCTGTTCGACCCCCAGGATAACCAGGCAG TGTCCGCGCTGTACCTGGCCGGCAGATGGTGGTCGGTAGATGAAGCTTTGAGAACGTCCAACAACGCGAGACAGGAGCTGGTCCAG GTGCAGTCAGTCGGTGAGCAAGTCGTGCTTTATCTGTTGAATCGGATTATCTACGGGGGTGGGGAGCGACAGCCTGACAGTATTCCTTTCCTTCATCATCCTGCAAACGAGGCCGCCAAAATCCTCTGGAGGAACAGAGAGGCTGCTGGGTTTTACACCGTGAAGCGGAAAG TTTGCCGCAAGTATTTGCAGGGTTGCCCCCGTGAGCAGGACCGTGTGTGGGAGGTAGAGGCCCCAGGGGCCTGGAACCAAAGGCTCAACGTGTGGCTACTCATCCAGACCGCAGCTATACCCTCAGTCA ACACTGCCGATGGCGGGAACTCTTCAACGCGCGGCGGAGAGGAGTGGATCAGCCAGCGATCGGGAGACGGAGCCGCCAGCGGGCAATCTCCTCCAGCCAAGGTCCACAGTCCTCGCAGTGAG ACAGCTCCGATTATTCCGGAACCTTCCGACGGTgacaaagggcagggaagtggcggtCGGACAGGAGGTGGGGAATCGGAGACGATTGAGGGGAGGACGGAGAACGCTGGGATTGGAACAGACACAAGATCGCGCAGGAAGAGGAGAATTCTGGGCTCCTCCCGAGCAGCCAATCCAAAGCAAGTCAAACTGACAGATCCACATCTTCGGGATTAA
- the fam169b gene encoding protein FAM169B isoform X2, with protein sequence MESCPAPAERGTHYPVDILTSGDWGILKQSSEAYLSRLCDRGEESTECFRLTNGGTIAVTPSSVAFLRVHGADSEHSILGLFDPQDNQAVSALYLAGRWWSVDEALRTSNNARQELVQVQSVGEQVVLYLLNRIIYGGGERQPDSIPFLHHPANEAAKILWRNREAAGFYTVKRKGSLCDGCTSQCYQLPVLDTAFVRRSHRRRGLGLRMLSDFCSSFPDDKVLGISRPISAAMYQGAGQHLGKVQQSEGIHNTWVDTEGCGGTEGPWSAGPQIRKVCRKYLQGCPREQDRVWEVEAPGAWNQRLNVWLLIQTAAIPSVNTADGGNSSTRGGEEWISQRSGDGAASGQSPPAKVHSPRSETAPIIPEPSDGDKGQGSGGRTGGGESETIEGRTENAGIGTDTRSRRKRRILGSSRAANPKQVKLTDPHLRD encoded by the exons ATGGAGAGCTGCCCTGCTCCGGCTGAACGAG GGACTCACTATCCTGTCGACATTTTAACCAGTGGAGACTGGGGCATTTTGAAACAGTCATCAGAGGCCTACTTATCAAGGCTTTGCGACAGAGGCGAGGAATCCACTGAGTGCTTCCGTCTAACCAATGGAGGAACG ATTGCTGTCACTCCATCGTCAGTGGCCTTTCTGCGAGTACACGGGGCGGACAGTGAGCACAGCATCTTGGGTCTGTTCGACCCCCAGGATAACCAGGCAG TGTCCGCGCTGTACCTGGCCGGCAGATGGTGGTCGGTAGATGAAGCTTTGAGAACGTCCAACAACGCGAGACAGGAGCTGGTCCAG GTGCAGTCAGTCGGTGAGCAAGTCGTGCTTTATCTGTTGAATCGGATTATCTACGGGGGTGGGGAGCGACAGCCTGACAGTATTCCTTTCCTTCATCATCCTGCAAACGAGGCCGCCAAAATCCTCTGGAGGAACAGAGAGGCTGCTGGGTTTTACACCGTGAAGCGGAAAG GTAGCCTGTGTGATGGCTGCACCAGCCAGTGTTACCAGCTGCCCGTATTGGACACGGCCTTTGTCAGACGGAGCCATCGACGGCGGGGGCTTGGCCTGAGGATGCTGAGCGACTTCTGCAGCTCGTTCCCCGACGACAAAGTTCTGGGCATCAGCAGACCCATCTCAGCAGCCATGTACCAAGGTGCAGGACAACATTTGGGGAAGGTGCAACAAAGcgagggaatacacaatacatgggTGGACACTGAGGGGtgcggaggaacagagggaccttggagtgcaggtccacagatccgtaaag TTTGCCGCAAGTATTTGCAGGGTTGCCCCCGTGAGCAGGACCGTGTGTGGGAGGTAGAGGCCCCAGGGGCCTGGAACCAAAGGCTCAACGTGTGGCTACTCATCCAGACCGCAGCTATACCCTCAGTCA ACACTGCCGATGGCGGGAACTCTTCAACGCGCGGCGGAGAGGAGTGGATCAGCCAGCGATCGGGAGACGGAGCCGCCAGCGGGCAATCTCCTCCAGCCAAGGTCCACAGTCCTCGCAGTGAG ACAGCTCCGATTATTCCGGAACCTTCCGACGGTgacaaagggcagggaagtggcggtCGGACAGGAGGTGGGGAATCGGAGACGATTGAGGGGAGGACGGAGAACGCTGGGATTGGAACAGACACAAGATCGCGCAGGAAGAGGAGAATTCTGGGCTCCTCCCGAGCAGCCAATCCAAAGCAAGTCAAACTGACAGATCCACATCTTCGGGATTAA
- the fam169b gene encoding protein FAM169B isoform X1 gives MESCPAPAERGTHYPVDILTSGDWGILKQSSEAYLSRLCDRGEESTECFRLTNGGTIAVTPSSVAFLRVHGADSEHSILGLFDPQDNQAVSALYLAGRWWSVDEALRTSNNARQELVQVQSVGEQVVLYLLNRIIYGGGERQPDSIPFLHHPANEAAKILWRNREAAGFYTVKRKGSLCDGCTSQCYQLPVLDTAFVRRSHRRRGLGLRMLSDFCSSFPDDKVLGISRPISAAMYQGAGQHLGKVQQSEGIHNTWVDTEGCGGTEGPWSAGPQIRKGSRTVCRKYLQGCPREQDRVWEVEAPGAWNQRLNVWLLIQTAAIPSVNTADGGNSSTRGGEEWISQRSGDGAASGQSPPAKVHSPRSETAPIIPEPSDGDKGQGSGGRTGGGESETIEGRTENAGIGTDTRSRRKRRILGSSRAANPKQVKLTDPHLRD, from the exons ATGGAGAGCTGCCCTGCTCCGGCTGAACGAG GGACTCACTATCCTGTCGACATTTTAACCAGTGGAGACTGGGGCATTTTGAAACAGTCATCAGAGGCCTACTTATCAAGGCTTTGCGACAGAGGCGAGGAATCCACTGAGTGCTTCCGTCTAACCAATGGAGGAACG ATTGCTGTCACTCCATCGTCAGTGGCCTTTCTGCGAGTACACGGGGCGGACAGTGAGCACAGCATCTTGGGTCTGTTCGACCCCCAGGATAACCAGGCAG TGTCCGCGCTGTACCTGGCCGGCAGATGGTGGTCGGTAGATGAAGCTTTGAGAACGTCCAACAACGCGAGACAGGAGCTGGTCCAG GTGCAGTCAGTCGGTGAGCAAGTCGTGCTTTATCTGTTGAATCGGATTATCTACGGGGGTGGGGAGCGACAGCCTGACAGTATTCCTTTCCTTCATCATCCTGCAAACGAGGCCGCCAAAATCCTCTGGAGGAACAGAGAGGCTGCTGGGTTTTACACCGTGAAGCGGAAAG GTAGCCTGTGTGATGGCTGCACCAGCCAGTGTTACCAGCTGCCCGTATTGGACACGGCCTTTGTCAGACGGAGCCATCGACGGCGGGGGCTTGGCCTGAGGATGCTGAGCGACTTCTGCAGCTCGTTCCCCGACGACAAAGTTCTGGGCATCAGCAGACCCATCTCAGCAGCCATGTACCAAGGTGCAGGACAACATTTGGGGAAGGTGCAACAAAGcgagggaatacacaatacatgggTGGACACTGAGGGGtgcggaggaacagagggaccttggagtgcaggtccacagatccgtaaaggtagcaggacag TTTGCCGCAAGTATTTGCAGGGTTGCCCCCGTGAGCAGGACCGTGTGTGGGAGGTAGAGGCCCCAGGGGCCTGGAACCAAAGGCTCAACGTGTGGCTACTCATCCAGACCGCAGCTATACCCTCAGTCA ACACTGCCGATGGCGGGAACTCTTCAACGCGCGGCGGAGAGGAGTGGATCAGCCAGCGATCGGGAGACGGAGCCGCCAGCGGGCAATCTCCTCCAGCCAAGGTCCACAGTCCTCGCAGTGAG ACAGCTCCGATTATTCCGGAACCTTCCGACGGTgacaaagggcagggaagtggcggtCGGACAGGAGGTGGGGAATCGGAGACGATTGAGGGGAGGACGGAGAACGCTGGGATTGGAACAGACACAAGATCGCGCAGGAAGAGGAGAATTCTGGGCTCCTCCCGAGCAGCCAATCCAAAGCAAGTCAAACTGACAGATCCACATCTTCGGGATTAA
- the fam169b gene encoding protein FAM169B isoform X4 has product MESCPAPAERGTHYPVDILTSGDWGILKQSSEAYLSRLCDRGEESTECFRLTNGGTIAVTPSSVAFLRVHGADSEHSILGLFDPQDNQAVSALYLAGRWWSVDEALRTSNNARQELVQVQSVGEQVVLYLLNRIIYGGGERQPDSIPFLHHPANEAAKILWRNREAAGFYTVKRKGSLCDGCTSQCYQLPVLDTAFVRRSHRRRGLGLRMLSDFCSSFPDDKVLGISRPISAAMYQGAGQHLGKVQQSEGIHNTWVDTEGCGGTEGPWSAGPQIRKGSRTVCRKYLQGCPREQDRVWEVEAPGAWNQRLNVWLLIQTAAIPSVNSSDYSGTFRR; this is encoded by the exons ATGGAGAGCTGCCCTGCTCCGGCTGAACGAG GGACTCACTATCCTGTCGACATTTTAACCAGTGGAGACTGGGGCATTTTGAAACAGTCATCAGAGGCCTACTTATCAAGGCTTTGCGACAGAGGCGAGGAATCCACTGAGTGCTTCCGTCTAACCAATGGAGGAACG ATTGCTGTCACTCCATCGTCAGTGGCCTTTCTGCGAGTACACGGGGCGGACAGTGAGCACAGCATCTTGGGTCTGTTCGACCCCCAGGATAACCAGGCAG TGTCCGCGCTGTACCTGGCCGGCAGATGGTGGTCGGTAGATGAAGCTTTGAGAACGTCCAACAACGCGAGACAGGAGCTGGTCCAG GTGCAGTCAGTCGGTGAGCAAGTCGTGCTTTATCTGTTGAATCGGATTATCTACGGGGGTGGGGAGCGACAGCCTGACAGTATTCCTTTCCTTCATCATCCTGCAAACGAGGCCGCCAAAATCCTCTGGAGGAACAGAGAGGCTGCTGGGTTTTACACCGTGAAGCGGAAAG GTAGCCTGTGTGATGGCTGCACCAGCCAGTGTTACCAGCTGCCCGTATTGGACACGGCCTTTGTCAGACGGAGCCATCGACGGCGGGGGCTTGGCCTGAGGATGCTGAGCGACTTCTGCAGCTCGTTCCCCGACGACAAAGTTCTGGGCATCAGCAGACCCATCTCAGCAGCCATGTACCAAGGTGCAGGACAACATTTGGGGAAGGTGCAACAAAGcgagggaatacacaatacatgggTGGACACTGAGGGGtgcggaggaacagagggaccttggagtgcaggtccacagatccgtaaaggtagcaggacag TTTGCCGCAAGTATTTGCAGGGTTGCCCCCGTGAGCAGGACCGTGTGTGGGAGGTAGAGGCCCCAGGGGCCTGGAACCAAAGGCTCAACGTGTGGCTACTCATCCAGACCGCAGCTATACCCTCAGTCA ACAGCTCCGATTATTCCGGAACCTTCCGACGGTga